In a genomic window of Helianthus annuus cultivar XRQ/B chromosome 10, HanXRQr2.0-SUNRISE, whole genome shotgun sequence:
- the LOC110886661 gene encoding actin-interacting protein 1-2: MANLVETYACTPSTERGRGILISGDPKTNAFLYCNGRSVIIRYLDRPLEVQVYSEHAYQTTVARFSPNGEWIASADVSGMMRIWGTHNGFVLKNEFRVLSGRIDDLQWSADGMRIVASGDGKGKSFVRAFMWDSGSNVGEFDGHSRRVLSCAFKPTRPFRIVSCGEDFLINFYEGPPFKFKQSHRDHTNFVNCVRFSPDGTKFITVSSDKQGLLYDGKTAEKMGELSQEDAHKGSIYAVSWSPDSKQVLTVSADKTAKIWTISEDFNGTVAKTLTCPGSGGVEDMLVGCLWQNDYIVTVSLGGTIFLYSANDLDKDPVILCGHMKNITSLVVLKTSPETILSSSYDGLIFKWIRGFGYNGKLERKDKNQIKCLVAVDEEIISSGFDNKIWRIPLTGDECGDANIVDIGSQPKDMSVAIRKHELALISIEKGVVLLNGTQVLSTIDLGFIVSACSIAPDGTEAIVGGQDGKLHIYSVNGDSLTEEAVLEKHRGAITVIHYSPDVSMFASADANREAVVWDRVTREVKLKNMLYHTARINSLAWSPDNTMVATGSLDTCVIVYEISKPAASRITIKGANLGGVYAVSFVDNNTVVSSGEDACIRLWQITPQ, from the exons ATGGCAAATCTCGTGGAAACATACGCCTGCACCCCCTCAACCGAACGCGGCAGAGGAATACTCATCTCCGGCGACCCAAAAACCAACGCATTTCTCTACTGTAACGGCCGATCGGTGATTATTCGCTATCTTGATCGACCATTGGAGGTTCAGGTGTATTCCGAACACGCGTATCAGACCACTGTGGCCAGGTTTTCGCCTAATGGGGAGTGGATCGCTTCCGCTGATGTGTCTGGGATGATGAGGATCTGGGGGACGCATAATGGGTTTGTGTTGAAGAATGAGTTTCGGGTGTTGTCTGGTCGGATTGATGATCTTCAGTGGTCTGCTGATGGGATGAGGATCGTCGCTTCTGGTGATGGAAAAGGGAAATCGTTTGTTCGTGCTTTCAT GTGGGATTCTGGAAGCAACGTTGGGGAATTCGATGGGCATTCAAGGAGAGTTCTAAGTTGTGCGTTCAAGCCAACAAGACCATTTCGCATAGTCTCATGTGGAGAGGACTTCTTGATCAACTTCTATGAAGGACCACCGTTTAAGTTCAAGCAGTCACACAG GGATCACACGAATTTTGTCAACTGTGTAAGGTTCTCGCCAGATGGCACCAAATTCATCACTGTTAGCTCTGACAAACAGGGGCTGTTATACGATGGAAAAACTGCAGAGAAGATGGGTGAGCTGTCTCAAGAGGATGCCCACAAAGGTAGTATATACGCTGTTAGCTGGAGTCCCGATAGTAAGCAG GTGCTGACTGTATCAGCTGATAAGACCGCTAAAATATGGACAATATCCGAAGATTTCAACGGGACCGTTGCAAAAACGTTAACTTGTCCAGGTTCTGGTGGCGTTGAGGATATGCTAGTTGGGTGTTTGTGGCAAAACGATTATATAGTTACGGTTTCTCTAGGTGGGACCATATTTTTATATTCTGCTAATGATCTTGATAAAGATCCGGTGATTCTGTGTGGACACATGAAGAATATTACGTCACTAGTAGTGCTTAAAACAAGCCCCGAGACTATTCTGTCTAGTAGCTACGATGGGTTAATATTCAAGTGGATTCGAGGGTTTGGGTATAATGGTAAGTTAGAAAGAAAGGATAAAAACCAAATCAAATGTCTTGTTGCGGTTGATGAAGAGATCATTTCTTCTGGATTCGACAACAAG ATTTGGAGGATTCCTCTAACCGGAGATGAATGTGGAGATGCAAATATAGTTGATATCGGAAGTCAACCAAAGGACATGAGCGTGGCTATTCGTAAGCATGAACTTGCGTTGATTTCAATCGAGAAAGGTGTTGTCCTCCTTAATGGTACACAAGTCTTGTCAACTATTGACCTAGGGTTTATTGTGAGTGCATGCTCGATTGCACCTGATGGAACTGAAGCCATTGTGGGAGGGCAAGATGGTAAATTGCACATATATTCAGTTAACGGCGATTCTCTTACCGAAGAAGCTGTCCTTGAAAAACATCGAGGTGCTATTACGGTTATCCATTACTCTCCTGATGTTTCTATGTTTGCCTCTGCTGATGCCAATCGGGAAGCTGTTGTTTGGGATCGGGTCACCCGAGAG GTGAAGCTTAAGAACATGTTATACCACACGGCTCGTATAAACAGCTTAGCATGGTCACCTGATAACACGATGGTTGCAACCGGGTCGTTGGACACGTGTGTTATTGTTTATGAAATAAGCAAGCCAGCGGCGAGCCGTATAACCATAAAGGGTGCCAACTTGGGTGGGGTCTATGCGGTCTCCTTCGTTGATAACAACACTGTTGTGAGCTCCGGTGAAGACGCATGCATCCGTTTATGGCAAATTACTccacaataa
- the LOC110886664 gene encoding uncharacterized protein LOC110886664 isoform X2 codes for MAMEAYTSKYPDKIHTDLLSDARQTCYKARDAFYACLEKESHIKANEIAAVGLLYPVQCKKTREFYEKVCRRTWDYPDAESEIEKETIKSKGEDLNIVV; via the exons ATGGCGATGGAAGCTTACACCTCCAAATACCCGGACAAAATCCATACAGACCTCCTCTCCGACGCTAGACAAACTTGCTACAAG GCTCGCGATGCGTTCTACGCTTGTCTAGAGAAAGAATCGCACATCAAAGCGAATGAAATTGCTGCAGTAGGTCTGCTGTATCCTGTTCAATGCAAGAAAACGAGAGAATTTTACGAGAAAGTCTGTCGCCGTACTTGG GATTACCCTGATGCAGAATCTGAAATCGAAAAAGAAACGATCAAGAGCAAAGGAGAAGACCTCAATATAGTTGTATAG
- the LOC110886663 gene encoding FIP1[V]-like protein codes for MEDDDEFGDLYTDVLQPLQTTSSAPPLQSPPVRSSDRIPSDDEEILYGSKSSNSLKLGQSDLNSNLNLNLSNNNRDIAAVKTDSGVRVLGKLEEKVIEQDLNLVHGGNNNNNDNNNTKEEENFGIEEGGEEDEFMIPGLSSSGARVLEQGGDDNNDWDDSDSEDDLQIVLNDDNTVGMNMMGMDGGGGLDGGDDDGGDDLVIVTGDVDMNNHVPMDEMQDWGEDAGQGGEGERKDLLGGDAGKGEGGGAVAQKMGYGGHGYHPFHSQFKYVRPGAAPMPGAGPVATGGAPGQVRPPGSMLSFAGRGRGEWHPAGAKNVPPNMQKNFHPGWNNNGAGRGFGSGLDFTLPSHKTIFEVDIDGFEEKPWRLQGIDISDFFNFGMNEETWKEYCKQLEQHRLEATMQSKIRVYESGRAEQEYDPDLPPELAAAAGHDISSENRNFGKVDVQSDLAKGSVRSRMQLPTGKAIQVETGFGERLPSIDTRPPRIRDSDAIIEIVLQRSPSPDPEPIPKDDVAEHLEDDKKENLENEDEVGSEADRFDKPHGYNNGRKREVSGKRGPVVGSVHEVAVTGDRVPHFSETEVEDHLDSRNRTSSYPSKKNNSSHNHIDRQMKRTAASRSPRFTDIQNEESTESVDHKQSHSSSPVTLGSADDRSFDQNDANKDVVTAENTTDKDSLKDEKSRHKMKKHKVINQAEHFFVDRGEDREDSIISIHSGNVRKPMKEHRGRDEKQERHQMAMKGMEDQYSHRKWESNQGYRSQPKSENYDRKKGREPEGVWLDDMRKRSHKARENERSDKNEYRSRKQLDMMPVLTRDEGLKTQTRHHTVPEGMQSKREESLHSHRESNSRRKRERDDSLQREKVERQREREKDKSWVGYTKLKEDSRSFKETGWDPISRREKFENETVSRHRGRELRDDVYAHGNNNKINNEERISSRHERGYSGSAKDVYGVQEKKHKETLKKVKETDAAVHNSLATSRRNREDHVSQKSDRVSSRGNIEQRASDQNPATRKSSKKHKEKEYASSEDEQSKKGRSKLERWTSHKDVDFSLDIKETDVKYKDNDPPTNLPEEPIKPQETLEKSKSLVEEKNEDAKPPEDKDKHLDTVEKLKKRSERFKLPMPSEKEALAIKRIENEPLPSAQPETQPESDVKPERPARKRRWTSG; via the exons ATGGAAGACGATGATGAGTTCGGAGATCTATACACCGATGTACTCCAGCCGCTTCAAACGACGTCGTCTGCACCTCCTCTGCAATCGCCGCCGGTACGTTCCTCCGATAGAATCCCCAGCGATGATGAGGAGATTCTATACGGTTCCAAAAGTTCGAATAGCTTGAAATTAGGTCAATCTGATTTGAATTCAAATCTGAATTTGAATTTGAGTAATAATAATAGAGATATAGCTGCAGTGAAAACTGATTCAGGAGTTAGGGTTTTGGGGAAATTAGAAGAAAAGGTTATTGAGCAAGATTTGAATTTAGTGCATggaggtaataataataataatgataataataatactaaagaGGAGGAgaattttggaattgaagaaggTGGAGAGGAGGATGAGTTTATGATTCCGGGTTTATCGTCGTCGGGAGCTAGGGTTTTGGAACAAGGTGGTGATGATAATAATGATTGGGATGATAGTGACAGTGAGGATGATTTGCAGATTGTGTTGAATGATGATAATACAGTGGGGATGAATATGATGGGGATGGATGGTGGAGGGGGGTTAGATGGAGGAGACGATGACGGTGGGGACGATTTGGTGATTGTTACGGGTGACGTTGATATGAATAATCATGTGCCGATGGATGAGATGCAAGATTGGGGAGAAGATGCTGGTCAGGGTGGTGAAGGAGAGAGGAAGGATTTGTTGGGTGGTGATGCGGGGAAAGGTGAGGGTGGAGGTGCGGTTGCGCAGAAGATGGGATACGGCGGTCATGGGTATCATCCGTTTCATTCTCAGTTCAAG TATGTGAGACCTGGTGCTGCACCTATGCCTGGAGCGGGTCCTGTAGCAACTGGTGGAGCCCCGGGTCAAGTTCGTCCACCTGGAAGTATGTTATCTTTTGCTGGTCGAGGTAGAGGTGAATGGCATCCAGCTGGCGCAAAAAACGTTCCTCCTAATATGCAGAAAAACTTTCATCCGGGTTGGAACAACAATGGAGCGGGTCGTGGATTTGGCAGTGGACTAGATTTCACCCTTCCATCACATAA GACTATATTTGAGGTCGACATTGATGGTTTTGAGGAGAAACCGTGGAGACTACAAGGCATTGATATATCAGATTTTTTCAACTTCGGTATGAATGAGGAAACCTGGAAGGAATATTGCAAACAGCTG GAACAACATCGCCTAGAGGCTACAATGCAAAGTAAAATTCGCGTTTATGAAAGCGGGAGGGCTGAACAG gAGTATGATCCTGATCTCCCACCAGAGCTAGCTGCAGCAGCAGGTCATGATATCTCATCTGAAAACCGTAACTTTGGAAAAGTTGATGTGCAAAGTGACTTAGCTAAGGGGTCTGTACGCTCTCGGATGCAATTG CCTACTGGAAAAGCAATACAGGTGGAAACTGGATTTGGCGAACGACTTCCATCCATCGATACAAGACCACCCCGGATCCGTGATTCTGATGCTATCATCGAG ATTGTCCTGCAGAGATCACCGTCTCCAGATCCTGAGCCTATACCGAAAGATGATGTTGCTGAACATCTTGAAGATGATAAAAAAGAAAACCTTGAGAACGAAGACGAAGTTGGATCTGAAGCTGATCGTTTTGATAAGCCACACGGTTATAATAATGGTAGAAAGAGAGAAGTTTCTGGAAAGAGAGGACCGGTTGTTGGTTCCGTTCATGAAGTGGCAGTTACTGGAGATCGGGTCCCACATTTTTCCGAAACAGAAGTTGAAGATCATCTTGATTCAAGAAACAGGACCTCTTCCTACCCTAGCAAGAAGAATAACTCGTCACATAATCACATTGACAG GCAAATGAAGAGAACAGCAGCCAGCAGATCACCCCGTTTTACTGATATTCAAAACGAAGAGTCAACCGAAAGTGTTGACCATAAGCAGAGCCATTCGTCATCTCCGGTTACACTTGGCAGTGCTGACGATCGAAGTTTTGACCAAAACGATGCTAATAAAGACGTAGTTACTGCTGAAAACACAACTGACAAAGATAGCCTCAAAGATGAAAAATCAAGACATAAAATGAAAAAACATAAGGTGATCAATCAAGCAGAACACTTTTTTGTCGATAGAGGTGAAGACCGAGAGGATTCAATAATTTCAATTCACAGTGGAAATGTTCGGAAACCGATGAAGGAACACAGGGGTCGTGATGAAAAACAAGAAAGGCACCAAATGGCAATGAAGGGTATGGAAGATCAGTATTCCCATAGAAAGTGGGAATCGAATCAAGGGTATCGGTCACAGCCGAAGTCGGAAAATTACGATAGGAAAAAAGGGCGAGAACCGGAAGGGGTATGGCTTGACGACATGCGGAAAAGAAGCCATAAGGCTAGAGAAAACGAAAGAAGTGATAAAAACGAATACCGATCAAGAAAACAATTGGATATGATGCCTGTTTTAACGAGGGACGAGGGTCTAAAAACGCAAACCCGTCATCATACCGTTCCCGAGGGTATGCAGAGTAAACGTGAAGAATCGTTGCATTCCCATAGAGAAAGTAACAGTAGGCGAAAACGGGAACGGGATGATAGTTTGCAGAGAGAGAAAGTAGAAAGacaaagagaaagagaaaaagacaAATCGTGGGTGGGCTATACTAAATTGAAAGAAGATTCTAGAAGTTTTAAGGAAACAGGGTGGGACCCGATAAGCAGACGGGAAAAATTTGAGAATGAAACCGTTTCCAGGCATCGAGGACGTGAATTACGTGATGATGTGTATGCGCATGGAAATAATAATAAGATTAATAATGAAGAAAGAATATCTTCAAGGCATGAAAGGGGATATAGTGGTAGTGCTAAAGATGTGTATGGTGTGCAAGAAAAGAAGCATAAAGAAACCCTAAAAAAGGTTAAAGAAACTGATGCTGCTGTTCATAATTCCTTGGCTACTTCTAGAAGGAATCGAGAAGATCACGTCAGTCAAAAAAGTGACCGG GTGAGCTCGAGAGGCAATATTGAACAACGGGCCAGTGATCAAAATCCGGCGACCCGGAAATCTtccaaaaaacacaaagaaaaagaATACGCTTCATCGGAAGACGAGCAATCCAAAAAAGGGCGTTCAAAACTCGAAAGATGGACAAGCCACAAAGATGTGGATTTTAGTCTCGATATAAAAGAAACCGATGTCAAATATAAAGACAACGACCCGCCGACAAACCTTCCGGAGGAACCCATTAAACCTCAAGAAACCCTGGAGAAATCAAAGTCTCTGGTAGAAGAGAAAAACGAGGATGCAAAACCACCAGAAGATAAAGATAAACATCTGGACACCGTTGAGAAGTTAAAGAAACGAAGCGAGCGGTTTAAACTTCCTATGCCTAGTGAGAAGGAAGCTTTGGCTATTAAACGGATAGAAAACGAGCCATTGCCTTCTGCCCAGCCGGAGACTCAACCGGAATCCGATGTGAAACCCGAGCGACCTGCTCGGAAACGACGCTGGACCAGTGGCTAA
- the LOC110886664 gene encoding uncharacterized protein LOC110886664 isoform X1 — protein sequence MAMEAYTSKYPDKIHTDLLSDARQTCYKARDAFYACLEKESHIKANEIAAVGLLYPVQCKKTREFYEKVCRRTWVTHFERKYCTKKRALQTLLDDNESKKAAGVYV from the exons ATGGCGATGGAAGCTTACACCTCCAAATACCCGGACAAAATCCATACAGACCTCCTCTCCGACGCTAGACAAACTTGCTACAAG GCTCGCGATGCGTTCTACGCTTGTCTAGAGAAAGAATCGCACATCAAAGCGAATGAAATTGCTGCAGTAGGTCTGCTGTATCCTGTTCAATGCAAGAAAACGAGAGAATTTTACGAGAAAGTCTGTCGCCGTACTTGG GTGACGCATTTTGAAAGGAAATATTGTACTAAGAAGAGGGCTCTTCAGACGCTTTTAGATGATAATGAATCCAAGAAGGCCGCAGGCGTCTATGTTTAA
- the LOC110886660 gene encoding ABC transporter I family member 1: protein MSLRGPPLPRLLLNNVSCMRNAQQILRHTNISIHDGGALVLTGANGSGKSTFLRMLAGFSKPSAGEILWNGHDITESGVFHQYKLQLNWLSLKEAIKNNFTVLNNVQWFEVLEHKQGKSLPALEFMGLGRLANEKARMLSMGQRKRLQLARVMAMDRPIWLLDEPSVALDDEGVKLLEQMIADHRSQGGIAIVATHLPIQIEDAMILRLPPRFPRRITLVDMLPH from the coding sequence ATGTCTTTGCGCGGGCCACCACTTCCTCGGCTACTTCTCAACAACGTTTCTTGCATGAGAAACGCGCAACAAATCTTACGTCACACCAACATATCCATTCATGACGGTGGGGCCCTGGTGCTCACAGGTGCAAACGGGTCCGGAAAGTCAACCTTCTTACGCATGCTAGCCGGATTCTCCAAACCATCAGCCGGTGAGATCCTATGGAACGGTCATGACATAACCGAATCAGGCGTTTTCCACCAATACAAACTTCAACTCAACTGGCTATCATTGAAAGAAGCCATTAAGAACAATTTTACAGTTCTTAATAATGTTCAATGGTTTGAAGTTCTTGAACATAAACAAGGTAAGTCTTTACCTGCTCTGGAGTTCATGGGCCTCGGGCGATTGGCGAATGAGAAGGCCCGGATGCTTTCAATGGGCCAAAGAAAAAGATTGCAGCTTGCAAGAGTGATGGCGATGGATAGACCCATTTGGCTGCTTGATGAGCCTTCAGTTGCGTTGGATGATGAAGGTGTGAAGCTTTTGGAGCAAATGATTGCGGATCATAGGAGCCAGGGTGGAATAGCGATTGTGGCGACACATTTGCCGATTCAGATTGAAGATGCTATGATCTTAAGGTTGCCTCCAAGGTTTCCAAGAAGGATAACTTTAGTAGACATGCTTCCTCATTGA